A window of Gossypium hirsutum isolate 1008001.06 chromosome D13, Gossypium_hirsutum_v2.1, whole genome shotgun sequence genomic DNA:
GGACAAGAACCTTGTATTAATGCTTGTCACAGGAAATCTCGATAGATGTAATACTTTACAGGGTTGTACTTCGCTCTCATCTTCTCTCTGACCTATCTTTCTCTATCTTTAGAAAGAAGGGTGGGATTTTCGGGGAGGGGGGAAGAGGGAGGCTGAATGAGTACAAAAGCTGTAGCACATCGACAAGCAAAAGAATACTGAAATATAaaggaattattaaatagaaaaggaaaaggaaatcaATTCCCAATAGTGGAATTTAGGGGAAAGGGATGGAGGAGAAGAAACAAAGGAAGGAAACTAATAGCTGATATAATTTAGTGGAAGTCATGTTTGATGGTATACCAAAAATTTTATGCTGAACTTTCTGTCCCAAACGAAAAGTGTATTGTGCATTTTCATATGCCAATGCTTTTGCAGATGCAGCCAAAGATTCAGCCTCGAGTTTAGAAATGTCATCCCGTAATTGAGCTGCCAAAGCATAATTTTCATTCTTGATTGCATTGTGCAGTTCTCCACTGcaatgaaacaaagaaaatgaatagCCTGAAGCACTCAAGTgtatctaaataaaaaataaaaaagaagatacTCCAAATCCGCAATCTCTCACAAAAATCAATACTCTGCACTATAAGAAGAGTGCATATAACATAAGCGAGGGGACTCACCGTAGACGCACAAGACTTAGAGCCTTATCTTGAGCTTCACTCTTTGAGGACAAACCTCTTTTTGCTTCTTGCTGCTTAAGGATTTCTGCTTCAACCTTCATAGCAGAACACTTGTTAATGAAAAGACACTTACATACACATTTCTCTACTCCATTTTTTATGAACAAACATGGATACACATTGTACCAACCAAGCTTACATAAATTAATGATActatataaagaaataaagaactGATGCATGCAAAATGGGTACAAAGAAAACTAAAAATCTACCAAAGTAATCATTTCATTAACAACTAATAGCCAGTGGAAAGCTTCCAAAAGAGTCCAACAATTAATATCAGGTCTTTCTAAGTTCTAACCTCAGTAAGCTTATTTCTAAGTTGCTGTGCAAATTCATATTCTTCCAAGTTCAAAGCACGCTGCAAATCCACagaaaaacaacataaaaaatgaccaaatcctATGAACTGAGAGATAAACagaaacaactattaataaaagataaaaattcatatcatagatgaaaaaaaaaacacaagctCACATCACCAAACCTGAACTTGAGTAGCCAAGTCtaattggaaaaagaaaatcagTATATCTTCATTAGCAGTCTCACTACGCTCTGAGCTTGCACCCAATTCCCGGTCACCTCCTTTAAACGGCCAACCAACTTTAACCCCAAAGTtccttttcttcaacaaattgggATTGCCA
This region includes:
- the LOC121225045 gene encoding clp protease adapter protein ClpF, chloroplastic isoform X3, yielding MVQTLSLSGALTTSGNTAVYGTEVGGRRHFEIIGKGHMKYGISRQYFWHGYVPSFYFNGNPNLLKKRNFGVKVGWPFKGGDRELGASSERSETANEDILIFFFQLDLATQVQRALNLEEYEFAQQLRNKLTEVEAEILKQQEAKRGLSSKSEAQDKALSLVRLRGELHNAIKNENYALAAQLRDDISKLEAESLAASAKALAYENAQYTFRLGQKVQHKIFGYRAVICGMDPVCCESSTWMEAAQVEKLSHGSNQPFYQVLVDVYADPNLLVAYGKPFRS